ATAAAAACAAACCGGAAAAGCAACCAACACAAACGACCAACACAAACGGTTATGTAACCGAAACCCGCCTGGAGCTGGACGTCCACACAGGAACACACGTGGATGCCCCGCTTCACATGGTGGTAGATGGAGAGACAATTGAAACCTTGCCATTGGACAAGCTTGTTGGTCCTTGTAAAGTGGTTGACTTGACTGGCGTTGAGGACCGCATTACGGTGAAGGATATTGAAGGACTCAACATTCAAAAGGACGATTTCCTGTTATTTAAAACGAAAAACTCTTTTGATGAAGAGTTCAACTTTGACTTTGTGTTTGTAGCGGAAGACGCTGCGGCATACTTGGCTGAAATCGGCGTAAGCGGCGTTGGTGTCGATGCACTAGGCATCGAGCGCAGCCAAGAAGGCCACCCGACACATAAAACGCTTTTCGCAAATGGTGTAATCATCATTGAAGGCTTACGTTTGAAGGATATCGCAGAAGGCGAGTACATCATGTGTGCAGCGCCATTGAAGCTAAGCGGTGTGGATGCATCACCAGCACGTATAGTATTGATGGATATGAAGTAAGATTTGAGTAGATTGGCCACTCTGTCCCGGGGAATTTGGGGGCAGGGTGGTTTTTTGTGTGGATTTGGGGGGATTTGGGGTGTGCATGCCATGTGAACAGGGGACTATTTTCGGGATATCAATAATTATGGGATTATATCGAGAAATTTCGGGATATATCAAGAATTTTTGAGATATATCAAGAAAAAACGGGTGGATATCGAGAAAAAAACAAATATATCAAGAATTGCTGGTTAAATTAGGAAACTACACTCCCACGACTCCCCCACCATACAAAAAAACCAACCCACAGCCCCCGCACTAAGCGACAACCATAGATTGGTCCAAATTTCATCTATATCTTACTTCATCCACTCCGTATGGAAGATCCCTTCCTTGTCCACACGTTGATACGTATGAGCACCGAAGTAGTCGCGCTGCGCTTGGATCAAGTTTGCAGGCAACGTCTCAGAACGGTAGCTGTCATAGTAAGCTAATGCGCTTGAGAATGATGGTACAGGTACGCCGTGCTGGATCGCAACGCCAAGGATTTCGCGAAGGCCGCCTTGGTAGCTTTCCACGATTTCTTTGAAGTATGGGTCAAGCAATAGGTTTGCAAGACCAGCTTCACGGTCGTATGCTTCTTTAATTTTTTGCAAGAATTGGGCACGGATGATGCAACCGCCGCGGAAAATCATGGCGATCTCGCCGTATTTCAGATCCCAACCGTACTCTTCAGATGCTGCACGCAATTGTGCAAATCCTTGAGCGTAAGAGCAGATTTTGCTCATATAAAGTGCTTTCCGCACGCTCTCGATGAATGCTTCTTTGTCTCCCGTAAAGCCAACCGCATCTGGTCCGCGAAGAATTCCGCTTGCTTTTACGCGCTCTTCTTTCATCGCAGAGATGAAACGTGCGAATACAGATTCTGTGATAATTGGAAGTGGAACGCCCAAGTCTAATGCGCTCTTGCTTGTCCATTTACCAGTACCTTTTTGTCCAGCTGTATCAAGGATAACATCTACAAGTGGCTTGCCTGTTTCGTCGTCCACTTTTGTGAAGATGTCTGCTGTGATTTCGATCAGGTAGCTGTCCAGCTCGCCTTTATTCCACTCAGAGAACACTTCGTGAAGCTCTTGAGCAGAAAGACCAAGTACATTCTTCAACAAGAAATACGCTTCACTAATAAGTTGCATGTCGCCGTACTCGATTCCGTTATGCACCATTTTCACATAGTGTCCGGCACCGTCTGGACCGATGTATGTGCAACAAGCGTCGCCTTCTACTTTTGCAGAAATGCTTTTCAAGATGTCTTCTACAAGTTCATAAGCTTCTCTCTGACCACCAGGCATGATGGAAGGTCCTTTTAGTGCTCCCTCTTCCCCACCTGAAACACCTGTCCCGATAAAGTTTAAGCCAAGTTCGCCAAGTTCCTTGTTACGACGGATTGTATCTGTGTAAAGCGTGTTTCCTCCGTCAATCAGGATGTCACCTTTATCAAGATAAGGTTTTAATGAGTCGATTGTTGCATCCGTAGGGTTGCCTGCTTTTACCATCAGTAAAATTTTGCGAGGGGATTCTAGTGATTGAACGAATTCTTCAATGCTGTATGTACCTTTGAAGTTTCTTCCTTCTGTTTCTTGAAGAAATTCTTCTGTTTTTTCCGGGGAACGGTTG
This window of the Sutcliffiella horikoshii genome carries:
- a CDS encoding cyclase family protein is translated as MKVYDVSSPIYTGMPVYKNKPEKQPTQTTNTNGYVTETRLELDVHTGTHVDAPLHMVVDGETIETLPLDKLVGPCKVVDLTGVEDRITVKDIEGLNIQKDDFLLFKTKNSFDEEFNFDFVFVAEDAAAYLAEIGVSGVGVDALGIERSQEGHPTHKTLFANGVIIIEGLRLKDIAEGEYIMCAAPLKLSGVDASPARIVLMDMK
- the gndA gene encoding NADP-dependent phosphogluconate dehydrogenase — its product is MAKQQIGVIGLAVMGKNLAMNIESRGYSVSVFNRSPEKTEEFLQETEGRNFKGTYSIEEFVQSLESPRKILLMVKAGNPTDATIDSLKPYLDKGDILIDGGNTLYTDTIRRNKELGELGLNFIGTGVSGGEEGALKGPSIMPGGQREAYELVEDILKSISAKVEGDACCTYIGPDGAGHYVKMVHNGIEYGDMQLISEAYFLLKNVLGLSAQELHEVFSEWNKGELDSYLIEITADIFTKVDDETGKPLVDVILDTAGQKGTGKWTSKSALDLGVPLPIITESVFARFISAMKEERVKASGILRGPDAVGFTGDKEAFIESVRKALYMSKICSYAQGFAQLRAASEEYGWDLKYGEIAMIFRGGCIIRAQFLQKIKEAYDREAGLANLLLDPYFKEIVESYQGGLREILGVAIQHGVPVPSFSSALAYYDSYRSETLPANLIQAQRDYFGAHTYQRVDKEGIFHTEWMK